One Lysobacter enzymogenes DNA segment encodes these proteins:
- the yidD gene encoding membrane protein insertion efficiency factor YidD has protein sequence MIARLLLVLLRGYKRWISPLLGQRCRFHPSCSSYSMTAIAHYGALKGSWLTAKRLARCHPLHPGGYDPVPGTEDAAASPASDPGHCSCHRP, from the coding sequence GTGATCGCCCGCCTTCTCCTCGTCCTGCTGCGCGGCTACAAACGCTGGATCAGCCCCTTGCTCGGCCAGCGCTGCCGCTTCCACCCGAGCTGTTCGTCGTATTCGATGACGGCGATCGCGCACTACGGCGCGCTCAAGGGCAGCTGGCTCACCGCCAAGCGGCTGGCGCGCTGCCACCCGCTGCATCCCGGCGGCTACGACCCGGTGCCCGGCACCGAGGACGCCGCCGCCTCCCCCGCCTCCGACCCTGGACACTGCTCATGCCATCGACCCTGA